Genomic DNA from Triticum dicoccoides isolate Atlit2015 ecotype Zavitan chromosome 4B, WEW_v2.0, whole genome shotgun sequence:
GCCTCCTCCCGAAATACCGAAAAGGCTCTCTTTTTCACAGACTCAGGCGTGCCAAACTCCAGTACTCTGGGCCGGAGGGGTGAGTGTGAACCGGCTGGCAATTCATTGCCAGCACTGGTGCAGGCTGCTACATCTCTTGAACTAGTCGCTCGCTCATGGCTAGCCGATCTTGGGCAGTCAATGTTTGGAGCAGTTACCCTCTTACGGATGACTGTAGGGGAACTTATGTTGGTGCAGTCTATTTTCTTGGTGTTCCATACACGAACCTGATGCACAGAACAAAGTGTCAGGCTGTCAGCAGCAGTTTAAACTTCCTACCAAACTCTTGTTCTTTTCATTTGTAGATTAGATGACAACAAATATTATAGATGCCCCTGATCATGGTGAGATGACTGGGTTCATTTTGTTGTAGTGTTTGACAAGGCAACATTAAGATGAAACTTGTAAACTTTTAACAAGACTCACCGTGGAATCATCAGATGATGATACTATCTTTCCAACCTCCAAAGAGCACCTGAAATTGCGAAATTGGCATTGCAACATGAGCACTATGGTAACAGTAAGACATTAAGAAGTAGCCATTCTGGATAGATCATACCAGTCAACTGAAGTGACTTCACCCTCATGGCCTTTCAGAACTATAGGCCCATTTTCAGGCTGATCCACCTACATAAGTGAAAAGGAATTAGCAATTTAACATGAATACAATGTATGAAATGTAAAAGAAGAGGCAATAGGAATGCAACAAATACCTGCCACAAGTAAACATTGCCATTGCTCGAACCGCCTAGAATATGAGTCCCATCAGGACTAATAGCAGACTGCATTCAAGCACCAAAGCAGGTGTTAAATAAAACACATGAAAGAAACCAAGAATATGCAGCTGGAAGAGAGAAGGCTAAACCAGTTGGCCAATCACCTTGACAAAGAAAGACTCAATTTTGCTGCCAGTGTAAGTCTTTATTGGACCCTTGTCCATGTGGAGAGTACTATACAGATAGATCCTGAAAGTGGAAAGCATATGAAGTCAGAAGCAATTCCCTCCAGTGACATCAGTTTTTTGCAGTTCTGTGTAGTGGTCAAATATTATTCTCACCTGTGATCCATGCATGACGCAGCAATATACGCACCATATGAGTCTTGAGACAAGCAAGAGATCCCATGTGTCACCCCCTCCTTCTGAATGAAAGGACTCCCTGTTAGCCTTGAAAGTTGAAACTGAACTACAAATGTGTTCTTTTGCAATTGAGAGCTGCTTGCTTACCAAAGGTTGTGCTGTTGACTGAGAGGTTTTGTTGGAGACAGGCGCTTTAAGGTTCCGTGTATCCCAAAGTTTCACAACGCTGTAATAAATTTTGCGAGTTAGATAAAATCAAACTACAACAGAGGTGCATTGTGTTAGAAGTGGTGCAGTCATAATTGAAACATGCCGCTGGCATGCATAATCAGCGATGTAAACTATATGAACTTATGTAGTAAGTGCAGTATAAATTGGATGGGCCAATGCCTTACTTGTCTGCAGCACCAGAAGtagcaatggagatatcatctttcagaTAAAGAACTGATGTGATGCTCGTCGAAGCTCCCTAAATATGACCATTATCAGCAAATGAACCAAAGGGGGTGTACACTCACCAGCAAAAGGATTCTATGTAGATTCAATACCTTTGCTCGAGACCTTGTCCGATTCCTTCGCGTGGGACTGTGCGCTTCTTTGACAACAGCAGAAGACCTAACATGTAAAAACAGCTGAATTCAGTGAAAGATGATATATTGCTACGGATATTTGATGAATGCGGTTAAAAGGAGCATTTAGATTGCAGCGGCCATTAGATAACATACATGAGGCATGCTTCACCATGGCCATTTGGGGTTTTGGGGTCACATCTTAGATCCCAAAGTGCAAAAGAACCGTCTCTTGAACCAGAAACAAC
This window encodes:
- the LOC119294739 gene encoding denticleless protein homolog isoform X1, translating into MAMRPPSFFGGLRARELSGGRGSARASAARLPYLSDLSSDPGDRGCGVISVEHSGDPAIPFAVSFCKVPQISRLLAVADEDGYVAIYDTRRRLPSRSSSIEKSAETRLSDWVAHNNAIFDVCWIKEGSQLLTASGDQTVKIWSVENKKCLGVLSGHTGSVKSLSCHSSNPDLVVSGSRDGSFALWDLRCDPKTPNGHGEACLMSSAVVKEAHSPTRRNRTRSRAKGASTSITSVLYLKDDISIATSGAADNVVKLWDTRNLKAPVSNKTSQSTAQPLKEGVTHGISCLSQDSYGAYIAASCMDHRIYLYSTLHMDKGPIKTYTGSKIESFFVKSAISPDGTHILGGSSNGNVYLWQVDQPENGPIVLKGHEGEVTSVDWCSLEVGKIVSSSDDSTVRVWNTKKIDCTNISSPTVIRKRVTAPNIDCPRSASHERATSSRDVAACTSAGNELPAGSHSPLRPRVLEFGTPESVKKRAFSVFREEALDTRSSPGAQMSSPSSVLNPPPSLKRKTIRDYFGSSTS
- the LOC119294739 gene encoding denticleless protein homolog isoform X2, whose amino-acid sequence is MAMRPPSFFGGLRARELSGGRGSARASAARLPYLSDLSSDPGDRGCGVISVEHSGDPAIPFAVSFCKVPQISRLLAVADEDGYVAIYDTRRRLPSRSSSIEKSAETRLSDWVAHNNAIFDVCWIKEGSQLLTASGDQTVKIWSVENKKCLGVLSGHTGSVKSLSCHSSNPDLVVSGSRDGSFALWDLRCDPKTPNGHGEACLMSSAVVKEAHSPTRRNRTRSRAKGASTSITSVLYLKDDISIATSGAADNVVKLWDTRNLKAPVSNKTSQSTAQPLEGVTHGISCLSQDSYGAYIAASCMDHRIYLYSTLHMDKGPIKTYTGSKIESFFVKSAISPDGTHILGGSSNGNVYLWQVDQPENGPIVLKGHEGEVTSVDWCSLEVGKIVSSSDDSTVRVWNTKKIDCTNISSPTVIRKRVTAPNIDCPRSASHERATSSRDVAACTSAGNELPAGSHSPLRPRVLEFGTPESVKKRAFSVFREEALDTRSSPGAQMSSPSSVLNPPPSLKRKTIRDYFGSSTS